From Pagrus major chromosome 9, Pma_NU_1.0, the proteins below share one genomic window:
- the LOC141002811 gene encoding uncharacterized protein, with protein sequence MKCLLCLPRNVEILSYRNSPSNLKKHIERKHPHHLQKYVELTTAKRKRASGPPTPSSKQTTLTQTVSMTPQKTVDKAIVNYVVHGLRPFSIVEQEHFREFVSDLVPNAKMMSRVTLTSKIEDVFNKMKAALIETMKGVEYIATTTDCWSVRRRGFIGVTAHWIDPENLERRSAALACRQLRGSHTFDRLANALNDIHAEFDIRGKIVRTTTDNGSNFLKAFRVFGEDENNNEEVAEESAQSEEEGDGADEEEDVEYIDTAALLNEDDGFEFQLPRHQRCACHLLNLIASEDSSTATSSDAYKKLHHATFGKCYGLWNKCGRSTLAAELIEDVCSLQLLRPNKTRWNSLFMAVERLLRISKEKGEAALRAIATDLKVPMFNPAELAFLTEYAAVMSPVAQATNILQAETKAQMGWLLPTIQLLQVKLEKVKLQLKYCKPLVDALQSGIQNRFGHMFMDAELVAAAILLPKFRTTWTKDDATIKMGINYIKQHIEDPSMQPGDVIRSSSSDEDDFFSSLQASSKTQDGVKQFDAYLSCSADHMDLLKSFPSVCKLSVKLNTPLPASAACERLFSIAGLVFSPRRVRLNSRHFESQLLLKMNKKFYSFK encoded by the exons ATGAAGTGCCTGCTATGCCTTCCAAGAAATGTGGAGATCCTATCATACAGGAACTCTCCGTCCAACCTGAAGAAACATATTGAG AGAAAGCATCCGCACCATCTTCAAAAATATGTTGAGTTGACCACAGCAAAACGAAAAAGGGCCAGTGGACCACCCACCCCCAGCAGCAAGCAGACCACATTAACCCAGACCGTGTCCATGACCCCTCAGAAGACTGTTGACAAGGCCATTGTGAATTATGTTGTACATGGGCTTCGACCTTTCTCAATAGTTGAGCAGGAACACTTCAGAGAATTTGTCAGTGACCTCGTCCCTAATGCCAAAATGATGTCCCGGGTGACTCTCACCTCCAAGATTGAAGATGTCttcaacaaaatgaaagcagctctgATTGAGACAATGAAGGGGGTCGAATACATCGCTACTACTACTGACTGTTGGTCAGTCAGAAGGCGAGGGTTCATTGGGGTTACGGCACACTGGATTGACCCGGAGAATCTCGAGCGACGTTCAGCAGCCTTGGCGTGCCGGCAGCTGAGAGGATCCCACACGTTCGACCGATTGGCCAATGCTTTGAATGACATTCATGCAGAATTTGATATTAGAGGCAAGATAGTGCGAACAACCACTGACAACGGTTCAAATTTTCTGAAGGCCTTTCGTGTGTTTGGGGAAGACGAAAACAACAATGAAGAAGTTGCTGAAGAGTCTGCACAGTCTGAAGAGGAAGGGGATGGAgcagatgaggaggaagatgtgGAGTACATTGACACAGCAGCTCTTCTGAATGAAGATGATGGGTTCGAATTTCAGCTACCGAGACACCAACGCTGTGCATGCCATCTCCTGAATCTTATCGCCAGTGAAGATTCCTCTACTGCAACCTCCAGCGACGCATACAAGAAGCTGCACCATGCAACATTTGGAAAGTGTTATGGCCTATGGAACAAATGTGGAAGATCCACACTTGCAGCTGAGCTGATTGAAGATGTCTGTTCCCTTCAGCTTCTAAGACCAAATAAAACGAGGTGGAATTCCTTGTTCATGGCCGTTGAACGCCTGCTCAGGATTTCTAAAGAGAAGGGAGAAGCAGCGTTGAGAGCCATTGCCACTGACCTGAAGGTCCCAAT gtTCAACCCAGCCGAACTCGCATTTCTGACAGAATATGCTGCTGTAATGAGCCCTGTCGCCCAGGCAACCAACATATTGCAAGCAGAAACCAAGGCACAAATGGGGTGGCTGCTTCCTACAATTCAACTGCTGCAGGTCAAACTCGAGAAGGTGAAGTTGCAGCTGAAGTACTGCAAGCCTCTTGTTGATGCTTTACAGTCTGGAATTCAGAACCGCTTCGGGCACATGTTCATGGATGCCGAGCTGGTTGCAGCTGCAATTCTTCTTCCAAAATTCCGGACGACATGGACGAAGGATGATGCTACCATTAAAATGG gaATCAATTACATCAAGCAGCATATCGAGGATCCCTCTATGCAGCCAGGTGATGTGATCAGGTCGAGTTCATCAGACGAGGAtgacttcttctcttctctgcaaGCATCATCAAAGACCCAAGATGGCGTCAAGCAATTTGATGCCTACCTCTCCTGCTCCGCTGACCACATGGACCTGCTTAAGTCCTTTCCTTCTGTCTGCAAGTTGTCTGTCAAACTCAACACGCCCCTCCCAGCGTCGGCAGCATGCGAAAGGCTCTTCAGCATAGCAGGCCTTGTTTTCAGCCCACGAAGAGTACGGCTAAATTCTAGGCATTTTGAAAGCCAGCTGCTTTTGAAGATGAACAAaaagttttacagtttcaaGTGA